A segment of the Candidatus Methylomirabilota bacterium genome:
TCCCCGGCCTGATCGATCTGGGGCTGCCGGTGCTGACCGCCCACCTGATCGTTCTCTGGCTGAGCCTGGACGCGAACATCACCCCACCGGTCGCGCTGGGCCCGTTCGCCGCCGCGGCCATTGCCGGGGCCGACCCGATGAAGACGGGGTGGAGCTGCTTCCGGTTCGCAAAGATCATCTACCTCATGCCGGTGCTGTTCGCCTACACCCATATTCTGCTGACGGGAACGCCGGCCCAGAATTTCTGGGCCGTCTTCTCGGCGACCGTGGGGATCGTGCTGTTCTCGATCTTGAGCACCGCCTTTTTCGTGGTGAGGATGACGCTCGTGGAGTTCGTGCTCTTCGCGCTGGCCACCGTGCTGGCGTTCATCCCCTCGGGACCGACGATGTCGGTGGCCATCGCGATCTTCGCGGCGATCTACTTCTGGCAGCGGAGGCGGGCCGCCGCCCTGGCCCCCTCGGGCGCAGCACCCCGTTCACAATTCGGGTGAGCTACTGGAAGATCTCGTTGAACCGCGTCTTGAGGTTCTTGGCCTCCTTCTCGATGTAGTCGTAGTCCACGCTCAGGAGTTTGATCTGCGAGAGGGGGAGGTTGCCGGGCGGGGCCTCGACGTCGGAGCGGGCGGCGTAGATTCCCTCGCCGGGGAAGAGCTTCTGCACGGTGTCGCCGATCATGAACTCGGCCAGCGCCTTGGCGGCATTGGGGTGGGACGAGCCCTTGATGACGGCGGTGGGCGCGGCGACGGCGAACGCGCCGTCGGTCGGGAAGATGGTCTGCACCTTGTGCCCCGCCTTCCGATCGTTCCACGCGTACTGGTCCGCCCCTTCCGCCGCGATCAGCCGCTCACCGCGGGTGAGGGTTTCCGAGACCTGCTGGTGGCCCTGGACGATCATGATCTCGTTGGCCCGGAGCTTCTGATAGAACTCCCAGCCGTACTTCCGCGACAGCGTCCCCACCACCATGAGCTGGATCGCCGTATAAGATGGGTCGGGCATCACCATCTGCCCCTTGTATTTCGGAGCGGTCAGATCGGTCCAGTTCCGGGGCAGCTCGAGGCCCTTGTCGGCGCGCGCGATGATGCCGGCCAGGTTCAGCCGCTGGGCGATGTGGTAGCCCTTGGGGTCCTTCACCTCGGCGGGGATCTTGTCGAAATTCCGGGGCCGGAAGGCCACGAGCATGTCGCGCTTGATCAGGGCGCTGACGCCGGCGGGGTCCGAGACGGTCAGGACGTCGGCGATCACCCGCCGGGCATCGATCTCCTGCATGAACCGTCGGAGGACCGCCGAGCCGCCGGAGCGGAAGAGCTCCACCTTGATGCCCGTCTCTGCCTGGAAGAGGTTGGCGATCTTCTGGGCGGTCTCGACGGGCGTCGACGTGTACCACGTGACCGCGCCTTCCTTCCGGGCGGCGGCCTTGTCGACCGTATCGGGGGTGAAGGCCGCCGTCTGGGCGAGCGCGGGCGCGGCCGACAGGAGCAGGACGAGGCAGGCGACGGTGGGGGCCCAGTTCACGCGGTCCTCCCTCACGCGCCCCGGTAGATCGGGGCGGGCTGGCTGAAGAAGCTCCCGAGGATGTGGTAGGGGATCCGGAAGTTCTTCTGGTGGAAGCTGGCATGCGCGATGCCGGGCATGACGGCGAACTGCTTGTCGGGGTTGGGCAGCCGCGCAAAGAACTCGACGAGGTCCTCGAGGCTCGTGATGCCGTCGTACTGGCCGCGCATGATGAGGGTGGGGGCGGTGATCCGCGCGGGGTCGACGACGGGGAGATGCGCGCACATGTCCACGTAGGTGCCGGTGGGCACCGAGTCGTCCAGGGCCAGGATCGCGTCGGCGAACGCCTCGATCACCTCGTCGTCGGCCGTCCCGGGATGGTCGCGGGTGAAGATGCTCCGCACGAACGCCCGGTCGATGGGCCGCCGGTTCCGGCTCTGGAATTCGGGCAGCCGCTTCCGGCGCTCGGCCAGCGTGGGACTCCCCCGCCCCGTCCAGACGAACGCATCGAGGGCCAGGCGCCGGACGCGCTCGGGGTGGCGCTGGGCGAAGAGAGCGGCTCGGAGCGCGCCTGAGGAGACGCCATATATAAGGAAGGACTCGACCCCGCGGGTCCGGGCGATGTACTCCGTGGCGGCCTCGAGGTCGTCGGCGCCGGTGGCGATGTCCGAGTTGATATCGCGGTGCTTGTCCGAGCGGCCATAGCCTTCCATGTCCACGCACCACGTGTCGTACCCGAGGCGCGCGAAGTGGTCCATGGCCGAGGAGTCCGACCGGCCGGGGACCTGGAGGTCGAAGGTGGGCTGAGAGCCCATGGACGATCCGTGGACGAAGAGAATGGTGCCGAGGGGGCCGGGCGATGTGCCCGCCGCCTTCTCCCAGAGGAACAGACGAATGGGTCCCTTCTTGGTCCAGTGCTCGCGACCGGTGATGCTGGGCTCGGCTGTCATGGGCGGGGTCCCCCTCACGCAGGAGTGGTTGAATATACCCCGATCCGAAATTCTTTTGGCGAGGAATGTGCGGAAACGCGGCGTCGGTAGCGGCCGTGGCCAGCGTGGGTACGTGCGCACCCACGTCCTCCTATAGAGACGCTGGCTGCGGTCGAACCATCTCCTGAACACCGCCCAT
Coding sequences within it:
- a CDS encoding alpha/beta fold hydrolase, producing the protein MTAEPSITGREHWTKKGPIRLFLWEKAAGTSPGPLGTILFVHGSSMGSQPTFDLQVPGRSDSSAMDHFARLGYDTWCVDMEGYGRSDKHRDINSDIATGADDLEAATEYIARTRGVESFLIYGVSSGALRAALFAQRHPERVRRLALDAFVWTGRGSPTLAERRKRLPEFQSRNRRPIDRAFVRSIFTRDHPGTADDEVIEAFADAILALDDSVPTGTYVDMCAHLPVVDPARITAPTLIMRGQYDGITSLEDLVEFFARLPNPDKQFAVMPGIAHASFHQKNFRIPYHILGSFFSQPAPIYRGA
- a CDS encoding extracellular solute-binding protein, giving the protein MNWAPTVACLVLLLSAAPALAQTAAFTPDTVDKAAARKEGAVTWYTSTPVETAQKIANLFQAETGIKVELFRSGGSAVLRRFMQEIDARRVIADVLTVSDPAGVSALIKRDMLVAFRPRNFDKIPAEVKDPKGYHIAQRLNLAGIIARADKGLELPRNWTDLTAPKYKGQMVMPDPSYTAIQLMVVGTLSRKYGWEFYQKLRANEIMIVQGHQQVSETLTRGERLIAAEGADQYAWNDRKAGHKVQTIFPTDGAFAVAAPTAVIKGSSHPNAAKALAEFMIGDTVQKLFPGEGIYAARSDVEAPPGNLPLSQIKLLSVDYDYIEKEAKNLKTRFNEIFQ